A genomic stretch from Kwoniella europaea PYCC6329 chromosome 2, complete sequence includes:
- a CDS encoding phosphoglycerate dehydrogenase, with the protein MSSSVPVPGRRTSVSASDPPNFIPIPTNTRGIPATSFGAQSPPASTAAAGLSGSFSTSPSMSSHVRAGSGSVGSVFHGMARQLTAFLPVTYPLEEEPEKRQGKTKVLLLENINLDAAQFLKDQGFEVDHVTKAWSEEELISKLSHYQAIGIRSKTKITQKVIDANPQLLVIGCFCIGTNQVDLEHAARRGIAVFNSPYANSRSVAELVISEIIALSRQIVDRTHEMRAGIWNKISKNCWEIRGKTLGIVGYGHIGSQLSVLAESFGMQVIYYDVIPIMPLGTARQVDSLDDLLSKADFVTLHVPEIPDTINMIGEAQFNQMKTGSFFINNARGKVVDLPALAQALESKHLAGAAVDVFPKEPGSNGPGFNETLGDFIPRLRNCANLIMTPHIGGSTEEAQRAIGSEVSNALYRYLTYGTSLGSVNFPEVDLRAITTNDERHIRVCHVHRNEPGVLKQINNILADHNIEKQFSDSKGDIAYLMADISGVGQEEVEGIYNGIKNTRANILTRLLCE; encoded by the exons ATGTCCTCCTCGGTACCTGTTCCAGGTCGAAGAACCTCTGTGTCAGCTTCTGATCCTCCTAACTT CATTCCAATCCCAACCAACACCCGAGGTATCCCCGCAACCTCATTTGGCGCTCAATCTCCTCCAGCTTCCACCGCAGCTGCAGGCCTGAGCGGATCATTCTCCACCTCCCCATCCATGTCCAGCCATGTGAGAGCAGGATCAGGTTCAGTCGGATCGGTCTTCCACGGTATGGCCAGACAGTTGACAGCTTTCTTACCTGTCACTTATCCCCTCGAGGAAGAACCCGAAAAGAGACAAGGTAAAACCAAGGTATTGCTGTTGGAGAACATCAATCTGGATGCGGCCCAGTTCCTGAAAGATCAAGGATTCGAG GTTGACCACGTAACCAAAGCCTGGTCGGAAGAAGAACTCATCTCGAAATTATCCCACTACCAAGCTATCGGTATCAGAtccaagaccaagatcacTCAAAAGGTCATCGATGCTAATCCACAG CTTCTTGTCATCGGTTGTTTCTGTATCGGTACCAACCAAGTCGACCTCGAACACGCCGCTCGACGGGGTATCGCAGTCTTCAACTCTCCTTATGCTAACTCCCGATCTGTCGCCGAATTAGTGATTTCCGAAATCATCGCTTTGTCCAGACAAATCGTTGATAGGACTCACGAGATGCGAGCAGGTATCTGGAACAAGATCTCCAAGAACTGTTGGGAGATTCGAGGAAAGACATTGGGTATAGTTGGATATGGACATATCGGATCTCAGTTATCCGTCTTGGCCGAATCATTCGGTATGCAAGTCATCTACTACGATGTTATCCCCATCATGCCATTGGGTACAGCAAGACAAGTGGATTCATTAGATGATTTGTTGTCCAAAGCGGATTTCGTCACTCTTCATGTTCCTGAAATTCCCGATACGATCAATATGATTGGTGAAGCTCAATTCAACCAGATGAAAACCGgttcattcttcatcaacaacgcTCGAGGAAAAGTCGTCGACCTACCTGCCTTAGCTCAAGCACTAGAATCCAAACATCTTGCCGGAGCTGCTGTTGACGTGTTCCCCAAAGAACCTGGATCCAATGGACCTGGATTTAACGAAACTTTAGGAGATTTCATCCCTAGATTGAGGAACTGTGCGAACTTGATTATGACACCTCATATTGGAGGATCGACCGAGGAAGCTCAACGTGCGATTGGATCAGAAGTATCCAATGCCCTATATAGGTATTTGACCTATGGTACAAGTTTGGGATCTGTCAATTTCCCCGAAGTGGACTTGAGGGCAATCACAACGAATGACGAGAGACATATTCGAGTCTGTCATGTGCACAGGAACGAACCTGGTGTGTTGAAGCAGATCAACAATATCTTGGCCGATCACAACATCGAAAAGCAATTCTCGGATTCCAAAGGTGATATCGCGTACCTGATGGCGGATATTTCGGGTGTGGGtcaagaggaagttgaaggtaTTTATAATGGTATTAAGAATACTAGAGCGAATATCTTGACTAGGTTGCTTTGTGAGTGA